One Desulfovibrio fairfieldensis genomic window carries:
- a CDS encoding HAD-IA family hydrolase has protein sequence MTYTHIFFDLDGTLTDSKPGIIRSVEHALDFFHIHVPPEQLIPFIGPPLRDSFAPFFENDTARVDMAIQKYREYYSAKGIFENSLYDGITDLLRGLQALGRRLCVATSKPEPFARRVLEHFRIDGFFSFVAGAELHGPRNNKTEVLRYACTQLGIEDMNPCLMVGDRKYDVRGAHNVGMACAGVLYGYGPREELTEARAEYLCASVDDLEKLLLADAPGA, from the coding sequence ATGACATATACACATATTTTTTTTGATCTCGACGGCACGCTGACGGATTCCAAGCCCGGCATCATCCGTTCCGTGGAGCATGCTTTGGATTTTTTTCATATTCATGTGCCGCCGGAACAACTGATCCCCTTTATCGGACCTCCGCTACGCGATTCCTTTGCGCCTTTTTTCGAAAATGACACAGCGCGCGTGGATATGGCTATTCAAAAATACCGCGAATACTACAGCGCCAAGGGCATTTTTGAAAATAGCCTTTATGACGGCATTACGGACCTTTTGCGCGGGCTTCAGGCTCTGGGCCGCCGACTCTGCGTCGCCACCTCGAAGCCGGAACCCTTTGCCAGGCGGGTTCTGGAGCATTTCCGGATCGACGGCTTTTTCTCCTTTGTGGCCGGGGCTGAACTGCACGGCCCGCGCAACAACAAAACGGAAGTCCTGCGCTATGCCTGTACACAGTTGGGCATTGAGGACATGAACCCCTGCCTGATGGTCGGGGATCGCAAATACGACGTACGCGGCGCGCATAACGTAGGCATGGCCTGCGCGGGCGTTTTATACGGATACGGCCCACGCGAGGAACTGACAGAAGCCCGCGCGGAGTATCTGTGCGCCAGCGTGGACGATCTGGAAAAGTTACTGCTGGCCGATGCGCCGGGAGCCTGA